The following proteins are co-located in the Eubalaena glacialis isolate mEubGla1 chromosome 14, mEubGla1.1.hap2.+ XY, whole genome shotgun sequence genome:
- the NMS gene encoding neuromedin-S, whose protein sequence is MKHLLAQFPSILAIYCFCLLQIPSSGFPRPLADPPDGLDIVKLERLAYWATLSRQPKDNQDIYKRFLFHYSRTQEPTHPVKTGFPPVHSLMRLAAKLANQRMKRFRQRDSGAAAEDFTKKDHTATLERPFFLFRPRNGRNLDLSTW, encoded by the exons ATGAAACATCTTCTTGCCCAGTTCCCGTCCATCTTGGCCATTTATTGCTTCTGCCTACTACAGATTCCCTCCTCAG GATTTCCTCGACCTTTAGCTGATCCTCCAGATGGCTTGGATATTGTGAAGCTTGAG cgGCTGGCATATTGGGCAACTCTTTCTAGACAACCTAAG GATAATCAAGACATATACAAAAGG tttttatttcattactcCAGAACTCAGGAGCCGACGCATCCAGTTAAAACTGGG TTTCCTCCTGTGCATTCTCTAATGCGTCTGGCTGCCAAGCTCGCCAACCAAAGGATGAAAAGATTTCGGCAGCGC GATTCCGGTGCTGCTGCAGAGGATTTTACCAAGAAG GATCACACTGCCACCTTGGAAAGaccatttttccttttcagg ccaaggAATGGAAGGAACCTTGACCTTAGCACCTGGTAG